The nucleotide sequence GAGTGAGGTCAGCGCAGACAAGATCGCCCCTCAGTATTCTGGCCATTCAGCCAGTTCTCCCGACACCCCTTCCTCCGCCAGCGCCTTCTCGAACCCGGGATCGAGCTTGGCGCACTCACGGGCGAGGCGGGACCGGTCGAGTCGCTCCAACTTCTCCTTCACCGCCGCCTCGATCGCCTTGCTCCGGTTTGGAAACGCTCGCTGTCTGACCAGACGGTCCACCCGCGTTAGGACACCCTCGTCCAAGGAAATCGCTACCTTCGCCGCTGCCATGCATCACCTCTGGTATGACGAAATATCATACCGCAGGCTGTGCGGCAAGCTGCCCGTTAGCTGCCCGCGAGCTACACCTGCCCGCGAGCTAAGTACTCCCATTGACAACTACGGTGACGTATCCAG is from Candidatus Binatia bacterium and encodes:
- a CDS encoding ribbon-helix-helix domain-containing protein codes for the protein MAAAKVAISLDEGVLTRVDRLVRQRAFPNRSKAIEAAVKEKLERLDRSRLARECAKLDPGFEKALAEEGVSGELAEWPEY